Proteins from a single region of Bradyrhizobium diazoefficiens:
- a CDS encoding ABC transporter permease, with the protein MADATLSGPLVQADELDSPARRARRRLFKRKAAVTGLAVLTIFILFALLASLIVPYDPIATSWSLVRKPPTAAHWFGTDELGRDILSRVVYGARASLMAGLISVAIALGIGVPLGLLAGYRGGFVDALISRITDAMLACPFLILAIALAAFLGPSLGNAMIAIGISATPVFIRLTRGQVLSVKAEDYVEAARALGNPPWRIAFSHILPNILPALLVQATLSIAAAIIAEAALSFLGLGQQPPAPSWGSMLNAAQRFLTQAPWMAIWPGLAIFLVVLSLNLLGDGLRDALDPRQR; encoded by the coding sequence ATGGCCGACGCGACCCTGTCCGGCCCCCTTGTGCAAGCCGACGAGCTGGATAGCCCGGCACGCCGGGCGCGGCGCCGCCTCTTCAAGCGCAAGGCGGCGGTCACAGGCCTCGCGGTCCTAACCATCTTCATCCTGTTCGCGCTGCTTGCGTCTCTGATCGTGCCTTACGATCCCATCGCGACGAGTTGGAGCCTGGTGCGAAAACCGCCCACAGCAGCACACTGGTTCGGAACTGACGAGCTCGGCCGCGACATCCTCAGCCGCGTCGTCTATGGCGCGCGGGCGTCACTGATGGCGGGTCTGATCTCGGTCGCGATCGCACTTGGCATCGGCGTACCGCTCGGCCTGCTCGCCGGCTATCGCGGCGGATTCGTCGATGCGCTGATCAGCCGGATCACCGATGCGATGCTGGCCTGCCCGTTCCTGATCCTGGCGATTGCGCTGGCGGCGTTCCTCGGCCCGAGCCTCGGCAACGCCATGATCGCGATCGGCATCTCGGCAACGCCGGTCTTCATCCGCCTGACCCGTGGCCAGGTGCTGAGCGTCAAGGCCGAGGACTATGTCGAGGCGGCGCGCGCCCTTGGCAATCCGCCGTGGCGGATCGCGTTCTCGCACATCCTGCCGAATATCCTGCCGGCGTTATTGGTCCAGGCCACGCTCTCGATCGCCGCCGCCATCATCGCCGAGGCCGCACTGTCCTTCCTCGGCCTCGGCCAGCAGCCGCCGGCGCCGTCCTGGGGCAGCATGCTCAATGCGGCGCAACGCTTCCTCACGCAGGCGCCGTGGATGGCGATCTGGCCGGGGCTGGCTATCTTCCTCGTGGTGCTGTCGCTGAACCTGCTCGGCGATGGCCTGCGCGACGCGCTCGACCCGCGCCAGCGCTAG
- a CDS encoding gamma-glutamyltransferase family protein, producing the protein MASNVNPDPFTTRPEIEGTFGVVATTHWIATAVGMAMLEKGGNAFDAGVATAFTLQVVEPHLNGPGGDVPVIVHDVKRGRTEVICGQGPAPARATIAHYKSEGLDMVPGTGLLAACVPGTFESWMMLLRDYGTMRVRDVLDPAISYARDGYPLVERACATIQTVEQLFRKHWPTSAAVYLPNGEVPRPGTLFANKTLAATYTRILNEAESGGGSRDAEIERARKAWSQGFVAEAIDKFCRTQEVMDVSGSPHRGVLSADDMARWQPTVEAPLTYDYGRYTVCKAGVWSQGPVTLQQLALLKGFALDGLDPTGPEFIHLQIECAKLAFADREKFYGDPKFNEIPIGTLLSDAYNDERRKLVTDKASLEFRPGSIEGFGGVVKLRRAEGQREAVGALGAGEPTVGRFGEVRGDTVHFDIIDKAGNMVSSTPSGGWLQSSPIIPELGFCLGSRAQMFWLEEDHPAALAPGKRPRTTLSPTMALRDGEPYLAWGSPGGDQQDQWITQFFLRHVHCNLNLQEAIDAPAWHSEHFPISFWPRTARPGVLVVENRVPKATIENLRERGHIVEVGPDWSEGRLTAASRVGVRRRAAANPRGMQGYAAGR; encoded by the coding sequence ATGGCCAGCAACGTCAATCCGGATCCTTTCACGACGCGCCCCGAGATCGAGGGTACGTTCGGGGTCGTCGCCACCACGCACTGGATCGCGACCGCCGTCGGCATGGCCATGCTGGAAAAGGGCGGCAACGCCTTCGACGCCGGCGTCGCCACGGCCTTCACGCTCCAGGTGGTCGAGCCACACCTGAATGGGCCCGGCGGCGATGTGCCCGTCATCGTGCATGACGTCAAGCGCGGCCGCACCGAGGTCATCTGCGGTCAGGGTCCGGCGCCAGCGCGCGCCACCATCGCGCATTACAAGAGCGAAGGCCTCGACATGGTGCCCGGCACCGGCCTGCTCGCAGCCTGCGTTCCCGGCACCTTCGAGTCCTGGATGATGCTGCTGCGCGACTACGGCACGATGCGCGTGCGCGACGTGCTGGACCCCGCGATCTCCTATGCCCGCGACGGCTATCCGCTGGTCGAGCGCGCCTGCGCCACGATCCAGACCGTCGAGCAATTGTTCCGCAAGCACTGGCCGACCTCGGCCGCGGTCTATCTGCCGAACGGGGAAGTGCCGAGGCCCGGCACGCTGTTCGCCAACAAGACGCTCGCGGCGACCTACACACGGATTCTGAACGAGGCCGAAAGCGGCGGCGGTAGCCGTGACGCCGAGATCGAGCGCGCACGCAAGGCGTGGTCGCAGGGCTTCGTCGCGGAAGCCATCGACAAATTCTGCCGGACGCAGGAAGTCATGGACGTCAGCGGCTCGCCGCATCGCGGCGTGCTGTCGGCCGACGACATGGCACGCTGGCAGCCGACAGTCGAGGCGCCGCTCACCTACGACTATGGCCGCTACACCGTCTGCAAGGCCGGGGTCTGGAGCCAGGGCCCGGTGACGCTCCAACAGCTCGCGCTGTTGAAGGGTTTTGCGCTCGACGGGCTTGACCCGACCGGGCCGGAGTTCATTCATCTCCAGATCGAATGTGCCAAGCTCGCGTTCGCTGATCGCGAAAAGTTCTACGGCGACCCAAAGTTCAACGAGATCCCGATCGGAACGCTGCTGTCGGACGCCTACAACGACGAGCGCCGCAAGCTCGTTACCGACAAGGCCTCGCTCGAGTTCCGGCCCGGCTCGATCGAAGGCTTTGGCGGCGTAGTCAAGCTGCGTCGTGCCGAAGGCCAGCGCGAGGCGGTCGGCGCGCTTGGCGCCGGCGAGCCGACTGTGGGCCGCTTCGGCGAAGTGCGCGGCGACACCGTGCATTTCGACATCATCGACAAGGCCGGCAACATGGTGTCTTCGACGCCGTCGGGCGGCTGGCTGCAATCCTCGCCGATCATCCCGGAACTCGGCTTCTGCCTCGGCAGCCGCGCCCAAATGTTCTGGCTGGAGGAAGATCATCCCGCGGCGCTCGCGCCGGGCAAGCGGCCGCGCACGACGCTGTCGCCGACCATGGCACTGCGCGACGGCGAGCCTTACCTCGCCTGGGGCTCGCCCGGCGGCGATCAGCAGGACCAGTGGATCACGCAGTTCTTCCTGCGCCACGTCCATTGCAATCTCAATCTGCAGGAAGCGATCGACGCGCCAGCCTGGCATTCCGAGCATTTCCCGATCTCGTTCTGGCCGCGCACCGCGCGCCCCGGCGTGCTCGTGGTCGAGAACCGCGTGCCGAAGGCGACGATCGAGAATTTGCGCGAGCGCGGGCACATCGTCGAGGTCGGGCCCGACTGGTCCGAGGGCCGTCTCACCGCGGCCTCGCGCGTCGGTGTGCGCCGGCGCGCCGCCGCCAATCCGCGCGGCATGCAGGGCTACGCCGCGGGACGATAA
- a CDS encoding ABC transporter ATP-binding protein, which produces MTEPVLSVRNLQVEFASRRGTLRAIDDVSFDIAKGEVLGVVGESGAGKSVTGLAVIGLIDPPGRIAGGEIRLGGLRIDNLPPEEMRRIRGKRIGMIFQDPLTSLNPLYKVGDQIVETIRTHLNLSEQAARRRAIDLLAEVGIPAPDKRIDGYPHEFSGGMRQRVVIALAICAEPELIIADEPTTALDVSVQAQIISLIKRLGRDHGTAVMLVTHDMGVIAETSDRVAVMYAGRVAEIGPVQDVVRNPLHPYAKGLMGAIPTLAGDDKRLVQIPGSMPRLSAIPRGCSFNPRCAFAFDRCRVERPEPLARGTQSVACHLYDTVPAETAA; this is translated from the coding sequence ATGACCGAGCCCGTCCTCTCCGTCCGCAATCTCCAGGTCGAGTTCGCCTCCCGCCGCGGCACGCTGCGGGCGATCGACGACGTCTCCTTCGACATCGCCAAGGGCGAGGTGCTCGGTGTGGTCGGCGAATCCGGCGCCGGCAAATCGGTCACCGGCCTCGCAGTGATCGGCCTCATCGATCCGCCCGGCCGCATCGCCGGCGGCGAAATCCGTCTCGGAGGCCTGCGCATCGACAATCTGCCGCCGGAGGAGATGCGCCGTATCAGGGGCAAGCGGATCGGCATGATCTTCCAGGATCCGCTGACCTCGCTCAATCCCCTATACAAGGTCGGCGACCAGATCGTGGAGACGATCCGGACTCACCTCAATCTCTCCGAACAGGCTGCACGCCGCCGCGCCATCGACCTGCTCGCCGAGGTCGGCATCCCTGCGCCGGACAAGCGCATCGACGGCTATCCCCACGAATTCTCCGGCGGCATGCGCCAGCGCGTCGTCATCGCACTGGCGATCTGCGCCGAGCCGGAGCTGATTATCGCGGACGAGCCCACCACCGCACTCGATGTCTCCGTGCAAGCGCAGATCATCTCGCTGATCAAGCGGCTCGGGCGCGATCACGGCACCGCCGTCATGCTGGTCACCCACGACATGGGCGTCATCGCCGAGACCTCGGACCGGGTCGCGGTGATGTATGCCGGCCGCGTCGCCGAGATCGGCCCGGTGCAGGACGTCGTCAGGAACCCGCTGCATCCTTATGCCAAGGGCCTGATGGGCGCGATCCCGACGCTTGCCGGCGACGATAAGCGGCTGGTGCAAATCCCCGGCTCGATGCCGCGCCTGTCGGCGATCCCGCGCGGCTGCTCGTTCAACCCGCGCTGCGCGTTCGCGTTCGACCGCTGTCGTGTCGAACGGCCGGAGCCACTGGCGCGCGGCACACAATCGGTCGCATGCCATCTCTATGACACCGTGCCGGCGGAGACCGCGGCATGA
- a CDS encoding DUF1028 domain-containing protein, whose protein sequence is MTWSIIARDPATGQFGLAVATRFFAVGARVPYIAAGLGAIATQAFVNPYYGIDGVKLLLEGLNAHDVLATLLATDDGRESRQVHIMDASGAIAAHTGRDCVDWCGHIAGSGFSIAGNMLAGADVLAETAKTYIANDSLPFPRRLLAAMRAGEAAGGDKRGKQSAALLIHGEEEWPALDIRADDHSDPLGELERLERVSHELWVHFRSSMPTRQNPAGNTDRSVIDASIAAARAGKA, encoded by the coding sequence ATGACCTGGTCGATCATCGCGCGAGATCCTGCCACCGGCCAGTTCGGCCTTGCGGTCGCGACCCGCTTCTTCGCGGTTGGCGCGCGCGTGCCCTATATCGCGGCCGGCCTCGGCGCGATCGCGACGCAAGCGTTCGTCAATCCCTATTATGGCATCGACGGCGTTAAACTGCTGCTGGAAGGCCTGAACGCGCATGACGTTCTCGCCACCCTGCTCGCGACGGACGACGGCCGCGAAAGCCGGCAGGTCCACATCATGGATGCCAGCGGCGCGATCGCCGCGCATACCGGCCGCGACTGCGTCGATTGGTGCGGGCACATCGCAGGCAGCGGTTTTTCGATCGCGGGCAATATGCTTGCGGGCGCCGACGTCCTTGCCGAGACGGCAAAGACCTACATCGCCAATGACAGCCTGCCCTTCCCGCGCCGTCTGCTCGCAGCCATGCGCGCGGGCGAAGCCGCGGGCGGCGACAAGCGCGGCAAGCAGTCCGCGGCGCTGCTGATCCACGGCGAGGAAGAATGGCCGGCGCTGGACATCCGTGCCGATGATCATTCCGATCCACTCGGCGAGCTCGAGCGGCTCGAACGGGTCAGCCACGAACTCTGGGTCCACTTTCGCTCGTCCATGCCGACGCGACAGAACCCGGCCGGCAACACCGATCGCAGCGTCATCGACGCCAGCATCGCCGCGGCGCGGGCAGGAAAAGCATGA
- a CDS encoding ABC transporter permease, with product MLNFLARRLAQIVPTLFFVSVLIFSLQQLLPGDPALVMAGEERDPAVIEQIRHQYRLDQPIPVQYAYWIGGVLRGDFGESLRNKMPVRELIAQKLPVTLQLGSMAIIIAFLIGIPAGIVAAVKKGTAWDYGANLFALWGISTPNFWLGIMLIFLFSIELGWLPASGYVPLSENWRASLAATIMPAFVLGNAIAAVLMRHTRSAMLQVLESDYVRTARAKGLSERSVILKHAMRNALTPIITLGALELGTLLSGAVLTEQIFSIPGFGKLIVDAVFNRDYAVVQGVVLVTATIYITLNLVADIAYILVNPRLRG from the coding sequence ATGCTGAACTTCCTCGCCCGCCGACTTGCGCAGATCGTACCGACACTGTTCTTCGTCTCGGTGCTGATCTTCTCGCTGCAGCAATTGCTGCCGGGCGATCCGGCGCTGGTGATGGCCGGCGAGGAGCGCGACCCGGCGGTCATTGAACAAATTCGACATCAATATCGGCTCGATCAGCCGATTCCGGTGCAATACGCCTATTGGATCGGCGGCGTACTCAGGGGAGATTTCGGCGAGTCGCTGCGCAACAAGATGCCGGTGCGCGAGCTGATTGCACAAAAGCTGCCGGTGACGCTCCAGCTCGGTTCGATGGCGATCATCATCGCCTTCCTGATCGGCATTCCCGCCGGCATCGTCGCGGCCGTCAAGAAGGGAACGGCCTGGGATTACGGTGCCAATCTGTTCGCGCTGTGGGGCATCTCGACGCCGAACTTCTGGCTCGGCATCATGCTGATCTTCCTGTTCTCGATCGAGCTCGGCTGGCTTCCGGCCTCAGGCTATGTGCCGCTCAGCGAGAACTGGCGCGCGAGCCTTGCCGCCACCATCATGCCGGCCTTCGTGCTCGGCAACGCGATTGCCGCAGTCCTAATGCGGCACACCCGCAGCGCCATGCTCCAGGTGTTGGAAAGTGACTACGTCCGCACCGCGCGCGCCAAGGGCCTCTCGGAGCGCTCGGTGATCCTCAAGCACGCCATGCGCAACGCGTTGACGCCGATCATCACGCTCGGCGCGCTCGAGCTCGGCACGCTGCTGTCAGGTGCCGTGCTGACCGAGCAGATTTTCTCCATTCCCGGCTTCGGCAAGCTGATCGTGGATGCGGTCTTCAACCGCGACTACGCCGTCGTGCAAGGCGTGGTGCTGGTGACCGCCACGATCTACATCACGCTCAATCTGGTCGCCGATATCGCCTACATCCTCGTCAATCCCAGGCTGAGGGGCTAG
- a CDS encoding oligopeptide/dipeptide ABC transporter ATP-binding protein — translation MSKPFVQATNLRRVFDVSKPWLNRVLEGGHLEYLKAVDHVTFDIRKGETFALVGESGSGKTTVARMVVGLLSPSSGNVLIDGVSMTDPRQAQARRKLRRRIQMIFQDPYASLNPRFRVDAIISEPIRAFDLIQGERDIQARVGELLTLVGLHPDDRLKFPHEFSGGQRQRIAIARALASDAEFIVCDEPTSALDVSVQAQILNLMRDLQDKFGLTYMFISHNLAVVRHMASRVGVMYLGRIVEIAEGRELFAHPRMPYTKMLLGAVPDLAMSGRQRIPVKGEIPNPINPPPGCAFNPRCPLAFDLCRKEAPELIDGVACHAVNTAPVPA, via the coding sequence ATGAGCAAGCCTTTCGTCCAGGCCACAAATTTGCGCCGCGTCTTTGATGTCTCAAAACCCTGGCTGAACCGCGTGCTCGAAGGCGGGCATCTCGAATATCTCAAGGCTGTCGATCACGTCACCTTCGACATCAGGAAGGGCGAGACCTTTGCGCTGGTCGGCGAGTCCGGCTCCGGCAAGACCACGGTGGCGCGTATGGTGGTTGGTCTGTTGTCACCGAGCTCCGGCAACGTGCTGATCGACGGCGTCTCGATGACCGATCCGCGGCAGGCCCAGGCGCGACGAAAGCTGCGCCGCCGCATCCAGATGATTTTTCAGGACCCCTATGCGAGCTTGAACCCGCGCTTCCGGGTCGATGCCATCATCTCCGAGCCGATCCGCGCCTTTGACCTGATCCAGGGCGAGCGCGACATCCAGGCTCGCGTCGGCGAGCTTCTCACCCTCGTCGGCCTGCATCCCGACGACCGGCTGAAATTTCCGCACGAGTTCTCCGGCGGTCAGCGCCAGCGCATTGCGATCGCCCGGGCGCTCGCATCAGATGCCGAATTCATCGTCTGCGATGAGCCGACCTCGGCCCTCGACGTCTCCGTACAGGCACAGATCCTGAACCTGATGCGCGACCTCCAGGACAAGTTCGGCCTGACCTACATGTTCATCAGCCACAACCTCGCCGTGGTCCGTCATATGGCGAGTCGCGTCGGCGTGATGTATCTCGGCCGCATCGTCGAGATCGCGGAGGGGCGCGAACTGTTCGCCCATCCGCGCATGCCCTACACCAAGATGCTGCTGGGTGCCGTGCCTGATCTCGCCATGAGCGGCCGCCAGCGAATTCCGGTGAAGGGCGAGATCCCCAACCCGATCAATCCGCCGCCCGGCTGCGCCTTCAACCCGCGATGCCCGCTGGCGTTCGACCTTTGCCGCAAGGAGGCTCCGGAACTGATCGATGGCGTTGCCTGCCACGCCGTCAACACCGCGCCGGTCCCGGCGTGA
- a CDS encoding dipeptide ABC transporter ATP-binding protein: protein MMALLEVHGLVKHFVVERSLFGRSLAHVKAVDGVSFSLEAGKTLALVGESGCGKSTVSRLVLRLIEPDAGAVRFDGCDLLALDTNALRAFRREAQIIFQDPYASLNPRMTVGQILTEPLALHDLVPPARRRERVAELLRLVGLEPRLARRYPHEFSGGQRQRIAIARALAVEPKLIICDEPVSALDVSIRSQILNLLRELQDRLALAYIFVSHDLAVVKHIADRVAVMNLGCIVEEADADELFAQPRHPYSRALLSAIPVPQPHAKRARIVLQGEIPSALNPPAGCRFHTRCPFVIDRCRAQAPELLSDDAGHATACHRVGELPPADTILPAAAGFSPALAKLLAAFSRKTEGASPSGVGILTARPTPT from the coding sequence ATGATGGCGCTGCTCGAGGTTCATGGCCTGGTCAAGCATTTCGTGGTCGAGCGCTCGCTGTTCGGCCGGTCGCTGGCTCATGTCAAAGCCGTCGATGGGGTTTCCTTCTCGCTCGAAGCCGGCAAGACGCTCGCTCTCGTCGGCGAGTCCGGTTGCGGCAAATCCACCGTCAGCCGTCTCGTGCTGCGGCTGATCGAGCCGGATGCGGGCGCGGTGCGTTTCGACGGCTGCGATCTCCTTGCGCTCGATACCAACGCGCTGCGTGCTTTCCGCCGCGAAGCACAGATCATCTTTCAGGACCCCTACGCCTCGCTCAATCCGCGCATGACGGTTGGCCAGATCCTGACCGAACCGCTGGCATTGCACGATCTCGTACCACCGGCGCGGCGGCGCGAACGCGTGGCGGAGCTGCTGCGGCTGGTGGGGCTCGAGCCTCGGCTGGCGCGGCGCTATCCACACGAATTCTCCGGCGGCCAGCGCCAGCGCATCGCCATCGCCCGCGCGCTCGCGGTCGAGCCGAAGCTGATCATCTGCGACGAGCCGGTCTCCGCACTCGACGTCTCGATCCGCTCGCAGATCTTGAACCTTCTGCGCGAACTCCAGGACCGGCTTGCTCTCGCCTATATTTTCGTGTCGCACGATCTCGCGGTGGTCAAACACATCGCCGACCGCGTCGCGGTGATGAATCTCGGCTGTATCGTCGAAGAGGCCGATGCGGACGAGTTGTTCGCCCAACCCCGCCACCCCTATAGCCGCGCGCTGCTGTCCGCGATCCCTGTGCCGCAGCCCCACGCCAAGCGAGCGAGGATCGTCCTGCAGGGCGAGATTCCGAGCGCGCTCAATCCACCTGCCGGATGCCGCTTTCACACCCGCTGCCCCTTCGTGATCGACCGCTGCCGCGCCCAAGCGCCGGAACTGCTGTCCGACGACGCAGGCCATGCCACCGCCTGCCATCGCGTCGGTGAACTGCCCCCGGCCGACACCATCCTGCCTGCAGCGGCTGGATTCTCGCCGGCACTGGCAAAATTACTCGCAGCTTTCAGCCGAAAGACGGAAGGCGCGAGCCCATCCGGGGTTGGTATACTGACTGCAAGGCCTACGCCGACGTAG
- a CDS encoding ABC transporter substrate-binding protein, whose amino-acid sequence MKMFRLAATAAAVLLSLGAAQAQTTLRIGLAEDPDILDPSMARTYVGRIVFAAFCDKLFDIDEKLNIVPQLALSSETVDDGKGLVIKLRPGVKFHDGEPFDAEAAKFSLERHLTVPGSFRKPELASVDHIEVLDPLTIKLVLKSPFSPLLAQLTDRAGMMMSPKAAKAEGDKFGLHPVCAGPYKFVERVQQDRIVFEKFADYWNKDNVFIDRIVFQPIVDATVRLANLKSGGLDLIERVLATDLKDVRADPRLKVATAIELGYQGVTLNIGKDKAKGPLSQSAKVRQALDLAIDREAINQVVFNGEFQPGNQWVNPDHPYYQKSLPIRPRNLEKAKALLKEAGVTLPVSVDFLVPKGAETETPAQVIQSMAAEAGFDMKIRLTEFATGLKQAEAGDYQAYMLAWSGRVDPDGNTFIFLHSGAPQNYGAWNNPQADKALEDARLVTDFAKRKASYEVLAKLVQDEEPILYLYHRRIIIAHTTKLEGYKQMPDGLVRVIGLKLK is encoded by the coding sequence ATGAAGATGTTTCGCCTGGCCGCAACGGCCGCCGCTGTCCTGCTGTCGCTTGGGGCCGCCCAGGCCCAGACCACGCTGCGCATCGGCCTCGCCGAGGATCCCGATATCCTCGATCCCTCGATGGCGCGCACCTATGTCGGCCGCATCGTGTTCGCCGCGTTCTGCGACAAGCTGTTCGACATCGACGAGAAGCTCAACATCGTGCCGCAGCTCGCGCTGTCGAGCGAGACGGTCGATGATGGCAAGGGTCTCGTCATCAAGCTCAGGCCCGGCGTGAAATTCCACGACGGCGAGCCGTTCGACGCGGAAGCTGCCAAATTCTCGCTGGAGCGCCACCTGACCGTCCCCGGCTCGTTCCGCAAGCCGGAGCTCGCCTCAGTCGACCACATCGAGGTCCTCGATCCCCTCACCATCAAGCTGGTGCTGAAATCGCCGTTCTCGCCGCTGCTCGCCCAGCTGACGGACCGGGCCGGGATGATGATGTCGCCAAAAGCGGCGAAAGCCGAAGGCGACAAGTTCGGCCTGCACCCTGTCTGTGCCGGCCCTTACAAGTTCGTCGAACGCGTGCAGCAGGACCGCATCGTGTTCGAGAAGTTCGCCGACTACTGGAACAAGGACAATGTCTTCATCGACCGCATCGTGTTTCAACCGATCGTGGACGCCACCGTGCGGCTGGCGAACCTGAAATCTGGCGGGCTCGATCTGATCGAGCGCGTGCTCGCTACCGACCTCAAGGACGTGCGAGCGGACCCTCGGCTGAAGGTCGCGACTGCGATCGAGCTCGGCTATCAGGGCGTCACGCTCAATATCGGCAAGGACAAGGCCAAGGGGCCGCTCAGTCAGTCCGCCAAGGTGCGACAGGCGCTCGACCTTGCGATCGACCGCGAAGCGATCAACCAGGTCGTGTTCAACGGCGAGTTTCAGCCCGGCAATCAGTGGGTCAATCCCGACCATCCCTACTACCAGAAATCCCTTCCGATCCGTCCGCGCAATTTGGAGAAGGCCAAGGCACTGCTCAAGGAGGCCGGCGTCACGCTACCGGTCAGCGTCGATTTCCTGGTGCCGAAGGGCGCCGAGACCGAAACGCCGGCGCAGGTGATCCAGTCGATGGCGGCGGAAGCCGGCTTCGATATGAAGATCCGTCTCACCGAATTCGCGACCGGGCTCAAGCAGGCCGAGGCTGGCGATTACCAGGCCTATATGCTCGCCTGGAGCGGACGCGTCGATCCCGATGGCAACACCTTCATCTTCCTGCATAGCGGCGCTCCTCAGAACTACGGCGCCTGGAACAATCCGCAGGCCGACAAAGCGCTGGAGGACGCGCGTCTCGTCACCGACTTCGCCAAGCGCAAGGCCAGCTACGAGGTGCTGGCGAAGCTGGTCCAGGACGAGGAGCCGATCCTCTATCTCTACCATCGCCGCATCATCATCGCGCATACGACGAAGCTCGAGGGCTACAAACAGATGCCTGACGGCCTCGTGCGCGTCATCGGCCTCAAGCTGAAGTGA
- a CDS encoding ABC transporter ATP-binding protein encodes MSASPLIEIRDLRIRFHGDDGRITHAVDGVDLSVANGATLGLVGESGCGKSVTSLAIMGLLPKQSAEISGAIRFDGFDLLKTADQTLRDLRGNRLAMIFQEPMTSLNPSFTIGEQIIETILRHRGGSRRSARERAIELLRRVHIPSPERRIDEYPHKLSGGMRQRVMIAMALACDPQLLIADEPTTALDVTLQAQILELMRELKAASGAAIILITHDLGVVAEVCDEVAVMYAGEIVERAPVDELFSAPQHPYTVGLLGSIPRLDQRAEQLATIEGMVPNMAQPPAGCRFAARCPFVLEACTKAPPPLVEISPGHLSRCIRAPLERLVS; translated from the coding sequence ATGAGCGCGAGCCCTCTCATCGAGATCAGGGACCTGCGCATTCGCTTCCACGGCGACGATGGCCGCATCACCCACGCCGTCGACGGTGTCGATCTCAGCGTCGCCAATGGCGCGACGCTCGGCCTCGTCGGCGAATCCGGCTGCGGCAAGAGCGTGACCTCGCTGGCGATCATGGGCCTGCTGCCGAAGCAAAGCGCGGAGATATCAGGCGCAATTCGTTTTGATGGTTTTGACCTGCTGAAGACCGCGGACCAGACCTTGCGCGACCTTCGCGGCAACCGGCTCGCGATGATCTTCCAAGAGCCGATGACATCGCTCAATCCGAGCTTCACCATCGGCGAACAGATCATCGAGACGATTTTGCGCCATCGCGGCGGCTCCCGCCGCAGCGCCCGTGAGCGGGCGATCGAGCTGCTGCGGCGCGTCCACATACCCTCGCCCGAGCGGCGGATCGACGAATATCCGCACAAACTTTCCGGCGGCATGCGCCAGCGCGTGATGATCGCGATGGCGCTGGCCTGCGACCCGCAGCTCCTGATAGCCGATGAACCCACGACGGCGCTGGATGTCACCTTACAGGCCCAGATCCTGGAGCTGATGCGGGAGTTGAAGGCGGCAAGCGGCGCTGCCATCATCCTGATCACCCATGATCTCGGGGTTGTCGCCGAGGTCTGTGACGAGGTCGCCGTGATGTATGCCGGTGAGATCGTCGAACGGGCGCCGGTGGACGAATTATTCTCCGCGCCCCAGCATCCCTATACGGTCGGCCTGCTCGGCTCGATCCCGCGGCTTGACCAGCGTGCCGAGCAACTCGCGACCATCGAAGGCATGGTGCCGAACATGGCGCAACCGCCCGCCGGCTGCCGCTTCGCCGCGCGCTGCCCGTTCGTGCTGGAGGCCTGCACCAAGGCGCCGCCGCCGCTGGTCGAAATCAGCCCCGGCCACCTCTCGCGCTGCATCCGCGCGCCGCTCGAACGATTGGTGTCATGA